The nucleotide window GATGTGCTGCTTCTCGACGAACCGTTCAACGGCGTGGATGTGCGCACCGAGAAATTGATGGCTGATCTGTTTTTGCAGTTCCGTCGAGAGGGATGCACGATTCTGATCTCCACGCACGACCTCACCCATGTGCGTGATTTCTGCGATCTCGTGGTGCTGATCAATAAAACAGTGCTGGCCTACGGCGAGACATCCGAAGTGTTCACACCCGAAAATCTGTCTCTCACCTTCGGCGGATTGCCCCCTGATCTGCTCACCGGAAACAGCTCTATGGACGATTCCATTTGACCGTTTTCTTTGGGTTGACTTCAACGGTTTCTGATCGCTCTGCAGCGATCTAGTCAGGAGTGTGCTCTGACTTTGGGGGATTGATGGGGAGCTGAAGTCCAGTGCTGTTTTGCAGCTGTCTCAGCAGCGTGGCGATTGAAAGCGTATTGCCGCCGTCTTTCTGGGCCACCAGGTTCACTTCCTCCACTTCAATTGGCTGCACCGTATCGCTCAGCATGGTGAGCAGAGGTTCCAATTTCTGCAGAAGAAACAGACGTTTGGCGTCATCGCCAGATCGTTTCAAGGAGTCCACGAGATCCTGAAGGCCTTCGGCCTGGGATCGCCCCTGTTCAATGATCGTGGCGGCCTCACCCTTCGCTTCGGCCATCATCGTCTGACTTTCCGATTCCGCCGGGGCGACGATGTCGGCCTGCAGCTGTTCGGTGACCTGTTTGATCCGTTCCTGTTGGACGGGAAGCTCCGCTTCCGCACGGGCTAGTTCCGCTCCCACGCTGGCCTCCACCTCCGCCACGACGGCGGCCCGCCGGGTCAGTGCATCGGTGGTTCTCTTTTGGGCATTGGCTGTCGCGATTGCAAGATCCTTATCCAGGCGACGCAGGGCCGTAATCCGTTCGTTCTCGGCTTGTTTCACCGCCGATTGCGAGTTTGCTTCGGCTTCGGCAATCCGTGAATCGCGCTTCAGCTCCACCAGTTGCTTGCGGCCGATCGAGTCGAGGTAGCGCACATCATCGGAAATGTTCTGGATCTGGAGTGTGTCCAGCACCAGGCCCAGGCGCTGCAGATCGTCTTCCGCTTCCTCCAGCAAGGTGCGGGCAAAGGTGATTTTGTCTTCGTTCAATTGCTCAGGCGTGAGGCTCGACATCACACCGCGGAGATTGCCTTCCAGGGTTTCTTTGGCAATGTGGCGGATTTCATCTTGGGTTTTACCAATTAATCGTTCA belongs to Synechococcus sp. WH 7805 and includes:
- a CDS encoding flotillin family protein, which gives rise to MFIAIGLTGAAGVWAFVVLLRQLYYICQPSEVLIFAGLRQSTASGKRVGYRTVRGGSALRIPLLEEVMRLDLSNMIIDLRVENAYSKGGIPLNVSGVANIKISGDEPGIHNAIERLIGKTQDEIRHIAKETLEGNLRGVMSSLTPEQLNEDKITFARTLLEEAEDDLQRLGLVLDTLQIQNISDDVRYLDSIGRKQLVELKRDSRIAEAEANSQSAVKQAENERITALRRLDKDLAIATANAQKRTTDALTRRAAVVAEVEASVGAELARAEAELPVQQERIKQVTEQLQADIVAPAESESQTMMAEAKGEAATIIEQGRSQAEGLQDLVDSLKRSGDDAKRLFLLQKLEPLLTMLSDTVQPIEVEEVNLVAQKDGGNTLSIATLLRQLQNSTGLQLPINPPKSEHTPD